The Macaca fascicularis isolate 582-1 chromosome 11, T2T-MFA8v1.1 genome includes a region encoding these proteins:
- the PITPNM2 gene encoding membrane-associated phosphatidylinositol transfer protein 2 isoform X32 yields the protein MGPFQDNDLLSPGILVNAAHCSGGGGGGGGNSGGGGSSGGSSLESSRHLSRSNVDIPRSNGTEDPKRQLPRKRSDSSTYELDTIQQHQAFLSSLHASMLRTEPCSRRSSSSTMLDGTGALGRFDFEITDLFLFGCPLGLVLALRKTVIPALDVFQLRPACQQVYNLFHPADPSASRLEPLLERRFHALPPFSVPRYQRYPLGDGCSTLLADVLQTYNAAFQEHATPSSPSTAPASRGFRRASEISIASQVSGMAESYTASSIAQIAAKWWGQKRIDYALYCPDALTAFPTVALPHLFHASYWESTDVVSFLLRQVMRHDNSSILELDGKEVSVFTPSKPREKWQRKRTHVKLRNVTANHRINDALANEDGPQVLTGRFMYGPLDMVTLTGEKVDVHIMTQPPSGEWLYLDTLVTNNSGRVSYTIPESHRLGVGVYPIKMVVRGDHTFADSYITVLPKGTEFVVFSIDGSFAASVSIMGSDPKVRAGAVDVVRHWQDLGYLIIYVTGRPDMQKQRVVAWLAQHNFPHGVVSFCDGLVHDPLRHKANFLKLLISELHLRVHAAYGSTKDVAVYSAISLSPMQIYIVGRPTKKLQQQCQFITDGYAAHLAQLKYSHRARPARNTATRMALRKGSFGLPGQGDFLRSRNHLLRTISAQPSGPSHRHERTQSQADGEQRGQRSMSMAAGCWGRAMTGRLEPGAATGSK from the exons ATGGGGCCATTCCAGGACAACGACCTGCTGTCCCCGGGCATTCTGGTGAATGCAGCACACTGCTccggtggtggcggtggcggtggtggcaacagtggtggtggtggcagtagtGGTGGCTCCAGCCTGGAGAGCAGTCGGCACCTGAGCCGAAGCAACGTCGACATCCCCCGCAGCAATGGCACCGAGGACCCCAAAAGGCAGCTACCCCGCAAGAGAAGCGACTCGTCCACCTATGAGCTAGACACCATCCAGCAGCACCAGGCCTTCCTGTCCAG cctccatgcCAGCATGCTGAGGACTGAGCCCTGCTCACGCCGTTCCAGCAGCTCCACCATGCTGGACGGCACAGGTGCCCTGGGCAGGTTTGACTTTGAGATCACGGACCTCTTCCTCTTCGGGTGCCCGCTGGGGCTGGTCCTGGCCTTGAGGAAGACTGTCATCCCAGCCCTGGATG ttttCCAGCTGCGGCCGGCCTGCCAGCAAGTCTACAACCTCTTCCACCCCGCGGACCCGTCAGCGTCGCGCCTGGAGCCGCTGCTGGAACGGCGCTTCCACGCTCTGCCGCCTTTCAGTGTCCCCCGCTACCAACGCTACCCGCTGGGGGACGGCTGCTCCACACTGCTGG CGGATGTGCTCCAGACCTACAATGCGGCCTTCCAAGAGCATGCCACCCCCTCCTCGCCCAGCACTGCCCCTGCCAGTCGTGGCTTCCGCCGAGCCAGTGAGATCAGCATCGCCAGCCAGGTGTCAGGCATGGCCGAGAGCTACACGGCATCCAGCATTGCCCAGA TCGCTGCAAAGTGGTGGGGCCAGAAGCGGATCGACTATGCCCTGTACTGCCCTGATGCCCTCACGGCCTTCCCCACGGTGGCTCTGCCTCACCTCTTCCACGCCAGCTACTGGGAGTCAACAGACGTGGTCTCCTTCCTGCTGAGACAG GTCATGAGGCATGACAACTCCAGCATCTTGGAGCTGGATGGCAAAGAGGTGTCGGTGTTCACCCCCTCCAAGCCAAGGGAGAAGTGGCAGCGCAAGCGGACCCACGTGAAGCTGCGG AACGTGACGGCCAACCACCGGATCAATGATGCCCTCGCCAATGAGGACGGCCCCCAGGTTCTGACGGGCAGGTTCATGTATGGGCCCCTGGACATGGTCACCCTGACTGGGGAGAAG GTGGATGTGCACATCATGACCCAGCCACCCTCGGGCGAGTGGCTCTACCTGGATACGCTGGTGACCAACAACAGTGGGCGTGTCTCCTACACCATCCCTGAGTCGCACCGCCTGGGCGTGGGTGTCTACCCCATCAAGATGGTGGTCAG GGGAGACCACACGTTTGCCGACAGCTACATCACTGTGCTGCCCAAGGGCACAGAGTTCGTGGTCTTCAGCATCGACGGCTCCTTTGCCGCTAGCGTGTCCATCATGGGCAGCGACCCCAAGGTGCGGGCCGGGGCCGTGGACGTGGTGCG GCACTGGCAGGACCTGGGCTACCTCATCATCTACGTGACGGGCCGGCCCGACATGCAGAAGCAGCGGGTGGTGGCGTGGTTGGCCCAGCACAACTTCCCCCACGGCGTGGTGTCCTTCTGTGACGGCCTGGTGCATGACCCGCTGCGGCACAAGGCCAACTTCCTGAAGCTGCTCATCTCCGAG CTGCACCTGCGTGTGCACGCGGCCTACGGCTCCACCAAGGACGTGGCGGTCTACAGCGCCATCAGCCTGTCCCCCATGCAGATCTACATCGTGGGCCGGCCTACCAAGAAGCTGCAGCAGCAGTGCCAG TTCATCACGGACGGCTATGCAGCCCACCTGGCGCAGCTGAAGTACAGCCACCGGGCGCGGCCTGCTCGCAACACAGCCACCCGCATGGCGCTGCGCAAGGGCAGCTTCGGCCTGCCTGGCCAGGGCGACTTCCTGCGTTCCCGGAACCACCTGCTTCGCACCATCTCGGCCCAGCCCAGCGGGCCCAGCCACCGGCACGAGCGGACACAGAGCCAGGCAGATGGCGAGCAGCGGGGCCAGCGCAGCATGAGCATGGCGGCCGGCTGCTGGGGCCGCGCCATGACTGGCCGCCTGGAGCCGGGGGCGGCCACGGGCTCCAAGTAG
- the PITPNM2 gene encoding membrane-associated phosphatidylinositol transfer protein 2 isoform X34 yields MIIKEYRIPLPMTVEEYRIAQLYMIQKKSRNETYGEGSGVEILENRPYTDGPGGSGQYTHKVYHVGMHIPSWFRSILPKAALRVVEESWNAYPYTRTRFTCPFVEKFSIDIETFYKTDAGENPDVFNLSPVEKNQLTIDFIDIVKDPVPHHEYKTEEDPKLFQSTKTQRGPLSDNWIEEYKKQVFPIMCAYKLCKVEFRYWGMQSKIERFIHDTGLRRVMVRAHRQAWCWQDEWYGLSMENIRELEKEAQLMLSRKMAQFNEDGEEATELVKHEAASDQASGEPPEPSSSNGEPLVGRGLKKQWSTSSKSSRSSKRGASPSRHSISEWRMQSIARDSDESSDDEFFDAHEDLSDTEEMFPKDITKWSSNDLMDKIESPEPEDTQDGLYRQSAPEFRVASSVEQLNIIEDEVSQPLAAPPSKIHVLLLVLHGGTILDTGAGDPSSKKGDANTIANVFDTVMRVHYPSALGRLAIRLVPCPPVCSDAFALVSNLSPYSHDEGCLSSSQDHIPLAALPLLATSSPQYQEAVATVIQRANLAYGDFIKSQEGMTFNGQVCLIGDCVGGILAFDALCYSNQPVSESQSSSRRGSVVSMQDNDLLSPGILVNAAHCSGGGGGGGGNSGGGGSSGGSSLESSRHLSRSNVDIPRSNGTEDPKRQLPRKRSDSSTYELDTIQQHQAFLSSLHASMLRTEPCSRRSSSSTMLDGTGALGRFDFEITDLFLFGCPLGLVLALRKTVIPALDVFQLRPACQQVYNLFHPADPSASRLEPLLERRFHALPPFSVPRYQRYPLGDGCSTLLVETVQRNPELVLEGGPLAPLPHGDSFLETSMPVPAPTWQDGPRPGSAESDVLQTYNAAFQEHATPSSPSTAPASRGFRRASEISIASQVSGMAESYTASSIAQKAPDALSHTPSVRRLSLLALPPPRPITPGPHPPARQASPSLERAPGLPELDIREVAAKWWGQKRIDYALYCPDALTAFPTVALPHLFHASYWESTDVVSFLLRQVMRHDNSSILELDGKEVSVFTPSKPREKWQRKRTHVKLRNVTANHRINDALANEDGPQVLTGRFMYGPLDMVTLTGEKVDVHIMTQPPSGEWLYLDTLVTNNSGRVSYTIPESHRLGVGVYPIKMVVRGDHTFADSYITVLPKGTEFVVFSIDGSFAASVSIMGSDPKVRAGAVDVVRHWQDLGYLIIYVTGRPDMQKQRVVAWLAQHNFPHGVVSFCDGLVHDPLRHKANFLKLLISELHLRVHAAYGSTKDVAVYSAISLSPMQIYIVGRPTKKLQQQCQFITDGYAAHLAQLKYSHRARPARNTATRMALRKGSFGLPGQGDFLRSRNHLLRTISAQPSGPSHRHERTQSQADGEQRGQRSMSMAAGCWGRAMTGRLEPGAATGSK; encoded by the exons GTTCACCTGCCCTTTCGTGGAGAAATTCTCCATCGACATCGAAACCTTTTATAAAACTGATGCTGGAGAAAACCCCGATGTGTTCAACCTCTCTCCTGTGGAAAAGAACCAGCTGACAATCG ACTTCATCGACATTGTCAAAGACCCTGTGCCCCACCATGAGTATAAGACAGAAGAGGACCCCAAACTGTTCCAGTCAACGAAGACCCAGCGGGGGCCTCTGTCAGACAACTGGATCGAGGAGTACAAGAAGCAGGTCTTCCCCATCATGTGTGCGTACAAGCTCTGCAAGGTGGAGTTCCGCTACTGGGGCATGCAGTCCAAGATCGAGAGGTTCATCCATGACACCG GACTACGGAGGGTGATGGTGCGGGCTCACCGGCAGGCCTGGTGCTGGCAGGACGAGTGGTATGGGCTGAGCATGGAGAACATCCGGGAGCTGGAGAAGGAGGCGCAGCTCATGCTTTCCCGCAAGATGGCCCAGTTCAATGAGGATGGTGAGGAGGCCACCGAGCTCGTCAAGCACGAAGCCGCCTCGGACCAGGCCTCTGGGGAGCCCCCGGAGCCCAGCAGCAGCAATGGGGAGCCCCTGGTGGGGCGGGGCCTCAAGAAACAGTGGTCCACATCCTCCAAGTCGTCTCGGTCGTCCAAGCGGGGAG CGAGTCCTTCCCGCCACAGCATCTCGGAGTGGAGGATGCAGAGTATCGCCAGGGACTCGGACGAGAGCTCAGACGACGAGTTCTTCGATGCGCACG AGGACCTGTCTGACACAGAGGAAATGTTCCCCAAGGACATCACCAAGTGGAGTTCCAATGACCTCATGGACAAGATCGAGAGCCCAGAGCCGGAAGACACACAAG ATGGTCTGTACCGCCAGAGCGCCCCTGAGTTCAGGGTGGCCTCCAGTGTGGAGCAGCTGAACATCATAGAG GACGAGGTTAGCCAGCCGCTGGCTGCACCGCCCTCCAAGATCCACGTGCTGCTACTGGTGCTGCACGGAGGCACCATCCTGGACACGGGCGCCGGGGACCCCAGTTCCAAGAAGGGTGATGCCAACACCATCGCCAACGTGTTCGACACCGTCATGCGCGTGCACTACCCCAGCGCCCTGGGCCGCCTTGCCATCCGCCTGGTGCCCTGCCCACCTGTCTGCTCTGACGCCTTTGCCCTGGTCTCCAA cctcagcccctaCAGCCATGACGAAGGCTGTCTGTCCAGCAGTCAGGACCACATTCCCCTGGCTGCCCTCCCCCTGCTGGCCACCTCCTCCCCCCAGTACCAGGAGGCGGTTGCCACAGTGATTCAGCGAGCCAACCTTGCGTATGGGGACTTCATCAAGTCCCAGGAGGGCATGACCTTCAATGGGCAG GTCTGCCTGATTGGGGACTGCGTCGGGGGCATCCTGGCATTTGATGCCCTATGCTACAGCAACCAGCCAGTGTCTGAGAGTCAGAGCAGCAGCCGCCGGGGCAGTGTGGTCAGCATGCAG GACAACGACCTGCTGTCCCCGGGCATTCTGGTGAATGCAGCACACTGCTccggtggtggcggtggcggtggtggcaacagtggtggtggtggcagtagtGGTGGCTCCAGCCTGGAGAGCAGTCGGCACCTGAGCCGAAGCAACGTCGACATCCCCCGCAGCAATGGCACCGAGGACCCCAAAAGGCAGCTACCCCGCAAGAGAAGCGACTCGTCCACCTATGAGCTAGACACCATCCAGCAGCACCAGGCCTTCCTGTCCAG cctccatgcCAGCATGCTGAGGACTGAGCCCTGCTCACGCCGTTCCAGCAGCTCCACCATGCTGGACGGCACAGGTGCCCTGGGCAGGTTTGACTTTGAGATCACGGACCTCTTCCTCTTCGGGTGCCCGCTGGGGCTGGTCCTGGCCTTGAGGAAGACTGTCATCCCAGCCCTGGATG ttttCCAGCTGCGGCCGGCCTGCCAGCAAGTCTACAACCTCTTCCACCCCGCGGACCCGTCAGCGTCGCGCCTGGAGCCGCTGCTGGAACGGCGCTTCCACGCTCTGCCGCCTTTCAGTGTCCCCCGCTACCAACGCTACCCGCTGGGGGACGGCTGCTCCACACTGCTGG TCGAGACCGTGCAGAGAAACCCTGAGCTGGTCCTGGAGGGCGGCCCCCTGGCCCCTCTCCCCCACGGGGACAGCTTCCTGGAAACCAGTATGCCTGTTCCCGCGCCCACCTGGCAAGACGGGCCCCGCCCGGGCTCTGCCGAGT CGGATGTGCTCCAGACCTACAATGCGGCCTTCCAAGAGCATGCCACCCCCTCCTCGCCCAGCACTGCCCCTGCCAGTCGTGGCTTCCGCCGAGCCAGTGAGATCAGCATCGCCAGCCAGGTGTCAGGCATGGCCGAGAGCTACACGGCATCCAGCATTGCCCAGA AGGCCCCCGATGCGCTCAGCCATACCCCCAGCGTCAGGCGTCTGTCCCTGCTcgccctgcccccaccccgcccTATCACCCCTGGCCCCCACCCTCCAGCCAGGCAGGCGAGCCCCAGCCTGGAGAGGGCCCCTGGCCTCCCTGAGCTGGACATCAGAGAAG TCGCTGCAAAGTGGTGGGGCCAGAAGCGGATCGACTATGCCCTGTACTGCCCTGATGCCCTCACGGCCTTCCCCACGGTGGCTCTGCCTCACCTCTTCCACGCCAGCTACTGGGAGTCAACAGACGTGGTCTCCTTCCTGCTGAGACAG GTCATGAGGCATGACAACTCCAGCATCTTGGAGCTGGATGGCAAAGAGGTGTCGGTGTTCACCCCCTCCAAGCCAAGGGAGAAGTGGCAGCGCAAGCGGACCCACGTGAAGCTGCGG AACGTGACGGCCAACCACCGGATCAATGATGCCCTCGCCAATGAGGACGGCCCCCAGGTTCTGACGGGCAGGTTCATGTATGGGCCCCTGGACATGGTCACCCTGACTGGGGAGAAG GTGGATGTGCACATCATGACCCAGCCACCCTCGGGCGAGTGGCTCTACCTGGATACGCTGGTGACCAACAACAGTGGGCGTGTCTCCTACACCATCCCTGAGTCGCACCGCCTGGGCGTGGGTGTCTACCCCATCAAGATGGTGGTCAG GGGAGACCACACGTTTGCCGACAGCTACATCACTGTGCTGCCCAAGGGCACAGAGTTCGTGGTCTTCAGCATCGACGGCTCCTTTGCCGCTAGCGTGTCCATCATGGGCAGCGACCCCAAGGTGCGGGCCGGGGCCGTGGACGTGGTGCG GCACTGGCAGGACCTGGGCTACCTCATCATCTACGTGACGGGCCGGCCCGACATGCAGAAGCAGCGGGTGGTGGCGTGGTTGGCCCAGCACAACTTCCCCCACGGCGTGGTGTCCTTCTGTGACGGCCTGGTGCATGACCCGCTGCGGCACAAGGCCAACTTCCTGAAGCTGCTCATCTCCGAG CTGCACCTGCGTGTGCACGCGGCCTACGGCTCCACCAAGGACGTGGCGGTCTACAGCGCCATCAGCCTGTCCCCCATGCAGATCTACATCGTGGGCCGGCCTACCAAGAAGCTGCAGCAGCAGTGCCAG TTCATCACGGACGGCTATGCAGCCCACCTGGCGCAGCTGAAGTACAGCCACCGGGCGCGGCCTGCTCGCAACACAGCCACCCGCATGGCGCTGCGCAAGGGCAGCTTCGGCCTGCCTGGCCAGGGCGACTTCCTGCGTTCCCGGAACCACCTGCTTCGCACCATCTCGGCCCAGCCCAGCGGGCCCAGCCACCGGCACGAGCGGACACAGAGCCAGGCAGATGGCGAGCAGCGGGGCCAGCGCAGCATGAGCATGGCGGCCGGCTGCTGGGGCCGCGCCATGACTGGCCGCCTGGAGCCGGGGGCGGCCACGGGCTCCAAGTAG
- the PITPNM2 gene encoding membrane-associated phosphatidylinositol transfer protein 2 isoform X1 — MIIKEYRIPLPMTVEEYRIAQLYMIQVLLSPQKKSRNETYGEGSGVEILENRPYTDGPGGSGQYTHKVYHVGMHIPSWFRSILPKAALRVVEESWNAYPYTRTRFTCPFVEKFSIDIETFYKTDAGENPDVFNLSPVEKNQLTIDFIDIVKDPVPHHEYKTEEDPKLFQSTKTQRGPLSDNWIEEYKKQVFPIMCAYKLCKVEFRYWGMQSKIERFIHDTGLRRVMVRAHRQAWCWQDEWYGLSMENIRELEKEAQLMLSRKMAQFNEDGEEATELVKHEAASDQASGEPPEPSSSNGEPLVGRGLKKQWSTSSKSSRSSKRGASAMLVRPVGCPPCLLPAPGSLWALPLQLAVILRFCLPASPSRHSISEWRMQSIARDSDESSDDEFFDAHEDLSDTEEMFPKDITKWSSNDLMDKIESPEPEDTQDGLYRQSAPEFRVASSVEQLNIIEDEVSQPLAAPPSKIHVLLLVLHGGTILDTGAGDPSSKKGDANTIANVFDTVMRVHYPSALGRLAIRLVPCPPVCSDAFALVSNLSPYSHDEGCLSSSQDHIPLAALPLLATSSPQYQEAVATVIQRANLAYGDFIKSQEGMTFNGQVCLIGDCVGGILAFDALCYSNQPVSESQSSSRRGSVVSMQDNDLLSPGILVNAAHCSGGGGGGGGNSGGGGSSGGSSLESSRHLSRSNVDIPRSNGTEDPKRQLPRKRSDSSTYELDTIQQHQAFLSSLHASMLRTEPCSRRSSSSTMLDGTGALGRFDFEITDLFLFGCPLGLVLALRKTVIPALDGPAPALQPTPPPPVFQLRPACQQVYNLFHPADPSASRLEPLLERRFHALPPFSVPRYQRYPLGDGCSTLLVETVQRNPELVLEGGPLAPLPHGDSFLETSMPVPAPTWQDGPRPGSAESDVLQTYNAAFQEHATPSSPSTAPASRGFRRASEISIASQVSGMAESYTASSIAQKAPDALSHTPSVRRLSLLALPPPRPITPGPHPPARQASPSLERAPGLPELDIREAPAQSRPLLAVAAKWWGQKRIDYALYCPDALTAFPTVALPHLFHASYWESTDVVSFLLRQVMRHDNSSILELDGKEVSVFTPSKPREKWQRKRTHVKLRNVTANHRINDALANEDGPQVLTGRFMYGPLDMVTLTGEKVDVHIMTQPPSGEWLYLDTLVTNNSGRVSYTIPESHRLGVGVYPIKMVVRGDHTFADSYITVLPKGTEFVVFSIDGSFAASVSIMGSDPKVRAGAVDVVRHWQDLGYLIIYVTGRPDMQKQRVVAWLAQHNFPHGVVSFCDGLVHDPLRHKANFLKLLISELHLRVHAAYGSTKDVAVYSAISLSPMQIYIVGRPTKKLQQQCQFITDGYAAHLAQLKYSHRARPARNTATRMALRKGSFGLPGQGDFLRSRNHLLRTISAQPSGPSHRHERTQSQADGEQRGQRSMSMAAGCWGRAMTGRLEPGAATGSK; from the exons GTTCACCTGCCCTTTCGTGGAGAAATTCTCCATCGACATCGAAACCTTTTATAAAACTGATGCTGGAGAAAACCCCGATGTGTTCAACCTCTCTCCTGTGGAAAAGAACCAGCTGACAATCG ACTTCATCGACATTGTCAAAGACCCTGTGCCCCACCATGAGTATAAGACAGAAGAGGACCCCAAACTGTTCCAGTCAACGAAGACCCAGCGGGGGCCTCTGTCAGACAACTGGATCGAGGAGTACAAGAAGCAGGTCTTCCCCATCATGTGTGCGTACAAGCTCTGCAAGGTGGAGTTCCGCTACTGGGGCATGCAGTCCAAGATCGAGAGGTTCATCCATGACACCG GACTACGGAGGGTGATGGTGCGGGCTCACCGGCAGGCCTGGTGCTGGCAGGACGAGTGGTATGGGCTGAGCATGGAGAACATCCGGGAGCTGGAGAAGGAGGCGCAGCTCATGCTTTCCCGCAAGATGGCCCAGTTCAATGAGGATGGTGAGGAGGCCACCGAGCTCGTCAAGCACGAAGCCGCCTCGGACCAGGCCTCTGGGGAGCCCCCGGAGCCCAGCAGCAGCAATGGGGAGCCCCTGGTGGGGCGGGGCCTCAAGAAACAGTGGTCCACATCCTCCAAGTCGTCTCGGTCGTCCAAGCGGGGAG CCTCTGCGATGCTTGTCAGGCCTGTGGGttgccctccctgcctcctgccagcTCCGGGCAGCCTCTGGGCCCTTCCTCTCCAGTTGGCGGTCATTCTGAGGTTTTGCCTTCCAGCGAGTCCTTCCCGCCACAGCATCTCGGAGTGGAGGATGCAGAGTATCGCCAGGGACTCGGACGAGAGCTCAGACGACGAGTTCTTCGATGCGCACG AGGACCTGTCTGACACAGAGGAAATGTTCCCCAAGGACATCACCAAGTGGAGTTCCAATGACCTCATGGACAAGATCGAGAGCCCAGAGCCGGAAGACACACAAG ATGGTCTGTACCGCCAGAGCGCCCCTGAGTTCAGGGTGGCCTCCAGTGTGGAGCAGCTGAACATCATAGAG GACGAGGTTAGCCAGCCGCTGGCTGCACCGCCCTCCAAGATCCACGTGCTGCTACTGGTGCTGCACGGAGGCACCATCCTGGACACGGGCGCCGGGGACCCCAGTTCCAAGAAGGGTGATGCCAACACCATCGCCAACGTGTTCGACACCGTCATGCGCGTGCACTACCCCAGCGCCCTGGGCCGCCTTGCCATCCGCCTGGTGCCCTGCCCACCTGTCTGCTCTGACGCCTTTGCCCTGGTCTCCAA cctcagcccctaCAGCCATGACGAAGGCTGTCTGTCCAGCAGTCAGGACCACATTCCCCTGGCTGCCCTCCCCCTGCTGGCCACCTCCTCCCCCCAGTACCAGGAGGCGGTTGCCACAGTGATTCAGCGAGCCAACCTTGCGTATGGGGACTTCATCAAGTCCCAGGAGGGCATGACCTTCAATGGGCAG GTCTGCCTGATTGGGGACTGCGTCGGGGGCATCCTGGCATTTGATGCCCTATGCTACAGCAACCAGCCAGTGTCTGAGAGTCAGAGCAGCAGCCGCCGGGGCAGTGTGGTCAGCATGCAG GACAACGACCTGCTGTCCCCGGGCATTCTGGTGAATGCAGCACACTGCTccggtggtggcggtggcggtggtggcaacagtggtggtggtggcagtagtGGTGGCTCCAGCCTGGAGAGCAGTCGGCACCTGAGCCGAAGCAACGTCGACATCCCCCGCAGCAATGGCACCGAGGACCCCAAAAGGCAGCTACCCCGCAAGAGAAGCGACTCGTCCACCTATGAGCTAGACACCATCCAGCAGCACCAGGCCTTCCTGTCCAG cctccatgcCAGCATGCTGAGGACTGAGCCCTGCTCACGCCGTTCCAGCAGCTCCACCATGCTGGACGGCACAGGTGCCCTGGGCAGGTTTGACTTTGAGATCACGGACCTCTTCCTCTTCGGGTGCCCGCTGGGGCTGGTCCTGGCCTTGAGGAAGACTGTCATCCCAGCCCTGGATG GGCCGGCCCCAGCTCTGCAGccaacacccccacccccagttttCCAGCTGCGGCCGGCCTGCCAGCAAGTCTACAACCTCTTCCACCCCGCGGACCCGTCAGCGTCGCGCCTGGAGCCGCTGCTGGAACGGCGCTTCCACGCTCTGCCGCCTTTCAGTGTCCCCCGCTACCAACGCTACCCGCTGGGGGACGGCTGCTCCACACTGCTGG TCGAGACCGTGCAGAGAAACCCTGAGCTGGTCCTGGAGGGCGGCCCCCTGGCCCCTCTCCCCCACGGGGACAGCTTCCTGGAAACCAGTATGCCTGTTCCCGCGCCCACCTGGCAAGACGGGCCCCGCCCGGGCTCTGCCGAGT CGGATGTGCTCCAGACCTACAATGCGGCCTTCCAAGAGCATGCCACCCCCTCCTCGCCCAGCACTGCCCCTGCCAGTCGTGGCTTCCGCCGAGCCAGTGAGATCAGCATCGCCAGCCAGGTGTCAGGCATGGCCGAGAGCTACACGGCATCCAGCATTGCCCAGA AGGCCCCCGATGCGCTCAGCCATACCCCCAGCGTCAGGCGTCTGTCCCTGCTcgccctgcccccaccccgcccTATCACCCCTGGCCCCCACCCTCCAGCCAGGCAGGCGAGCCCCAGCCTGGAGAGGGCCCCTGGCCTCCCTGAGCTGGACATCAGAGAAG CCCCAGCCCAATCACGGCCCCTCCTGGCAGTCGCTGCAAAGTGGTGGGGCCAGAAGCGGATCGACTATGCCCTGTACTGCCCTGATGCCCTCACGGCCTTCCCCACGGTGGCTCTGCCTCACCTCTTCCACGCCAGCTACTGGGAGTCAACAGACGTGGTCTCCTTCCTGCTGAGACAG GTCATGAGGCATGACAACTCCAGCATCTTGGAGCTGGATGGCAAAGAGGTGTCGGTGTTCACCCCCTCCAAGCCAAGGGAGAAGTGGCAGCGCAAGCGGACCCACGTGAAGCTGCGG AACGTGACGGCCAACCACCGGATCAATGATGCCCTCGCCAATGAGGACGGCCCCCAGGTTCTGACGGGCAGGTTCATGTATGGGCCCCTGGACATGGTCACCCTGACTGGGGAGAAG GTGGATGTGCACATCATGACCCAGCCACCCTCGGGCGAGTGGCTCTACCTGGATACGCTGGTGACCAACAACAGTGGGCGTGTCTCCTACACCATCCCTGAGTCGCACCGCCTGGGCGTGGGTGTCTACCCCATCAAGATGGTGGTCAG GGGAGACCACACGTTTGCCGACAGCTACATCACTGTGCTGCCCAAGGGCACAGAGTTCGTGGTCTTCAGCATCGACGGCTCCTTTGCCGCTAGCGTGTCCATCATGGGCAGCGACCCCAAGGTGCGGGCCGGGGCCGTGGACGTGGTGCG GCACTGGCAGGACCTGGGCTACCTCATCATCTACGTGACGGGCCGGCCCGACATGCAGAAGCAGCGGGTGGTGGCGTGGTTGGCCCAGCACAACTTCCCCCACGGCGTGGTGTCCTTCTGTGACGGCCTGGTGCATGACCCGCTGCGGCACAAGGCCAACTTCCTGAAGCTGCTCATCTCCGAG CTGCACCTGCGTGTGCACGCGGCCTACGGCTCCACCAAGGACGTGGCGGTCTACAGCGCCATCAGCCTGTCCCCCATGCAGATCTACATCGTGGGCCGGCCTACCAAGAAGCTGCAGCAGCAGTGCCAG TTCATCACGGACGGCTATGCAGCCCACCTGGCGCAGCTGAAGTACAGCCACCGGGCGCGGCCTGCTCGCAACACAGCCACCCGCATGGCGCTGCGCAAGGGCAGCTTCGGCCTGCCTGGCCAGGGCGACTTCCTGCGTTCCCGGAACCACCTGCTTCGCACCATCTCGGCCCAGCCCAGCGGGCCCAGCCACCGGCACGAGCGGACACAGAGCCAGGCAGATGGCGAGCAGCGGGGCCAGCGCAGCATGAGCATGGCGGCCGGCTGCTGGGGCCGCGCCATGACTGGCCGCCTGGAGCCGGGGGCGGCCACGGGCTCCAAGTAG